A genomic segment from Verrucomicrobiota bacterium encodes:
- a CDS encoding response regulator transcription factor: MRYKKSVTIDVSIVEDDPHARKILAAWVSGASSFQLAGEWSNAESALAPLAERKPHVVLMDINLPGMSGVDAVKRLKPMLPDTQFLMLTVYEDTDHIYNALAAGATGYLLKQTPRDELLAALQDVHRGGSPMTSNIARRVVQSFLRDPAPAAASEVLSTREQEVLDMLMRGYLFKEVADRLNISVHTVNTYVRRIYEKLHVRSRAQAVAKYAHFVEGGARPHSSARG, from the coding sequence ATGAGGTATAAGAAATCCGTGACGATTGACGTTTCGATTGTGGAAGACGATCCGCACGCCCGCAAGATTCTGGCGGCTTGGGTCAGCGGCGCTTCCAGCTTCCAGCTCGCAGGCGAGTGGAGCAACGCCGAGAGCGCGCTGGCACCGCTGGCCGAGCGGAAGCCACACGTCGTGCTGATGGACATCAACCTTCCCGGCATGAGCGGGGTGGATGCGGTGAAACGACTGAAGCCCATGCTGCCGGACACACAGTTCCTCATGTTGACGGTCTATGAGGATACCGACCATATTTACAACGCATTGGCGGCGGGGGCGACCGGTTACCTGCTCAAACAAACGCCGCGCGACGAACTGCTCGCCGCGCTGCAAGATGTTCACCGCGGCGGCTCCCCTATGACCAGCAATATCGCCCGCAGAGTCGTCCAGTCCTTCCTTCGCGATCCTGCTCCCGCGGCGGCAAGCGAGGTTCTTTCCACACGCGAACAGGAAGTGCTGGACATGTTGATGCGAGGTTACCTGTTCAAGGAGGTCGCCGACCGGCTCAACATCAGCGTGCATACCGTAAACACCTATGTCCGCCGCATCTATGAGAAACTTCACGTGCGTTCCCGCGCCCAGGCCGTCGCCAAGTACGCCCACTTCGTTGAGGGCGGGGCGCGGCCGCACAGTTCCGCCAGGGGCTGA
- a CDS encoding CocE/NonD family hydrolase: MTSSISSSRALLLCVFLAVSVLAENDQPPFIFEADVKVPMRDGVQLAANVFRPKGDGPWPVILIRTPYGKGDEKWPGAKDVAAKGYVTVVQDCRGRGKSEGIWEPFLHEGQDGFDTQEWVGKQSWCDGNVGTSSASYAGWTQWASAPNSSKYLKAMVPMVPFGNTYEDLAYSGGAVMLGLLMGWGEAVGGVALDSNKLQQAYNYLPLRTFGDQFEKKIPYLNEWVQHATYDAYWKQRGIDYRYAEITVPTLNVGGWYDIFSKATLDLTTGVRTKSRSPQARTNQFVIMGPWGHGVGVRKTGELDFGADAELKIFSRQFDWYEYWLKGRERKIHDWPPYYLFVMGENRWHSENEWPLKRTRFTPYYLRSSGHANSLKGDGSLNTTQPGTEPKDGFTYDGDNPVATVGGNNIVGATAGPCDQTKLEEREDVLVYSTAPLEQEVEVTGPVKLILWAASSARDTDFTGKLVDVHPDGKAYNLCEGILRARYRNGPDKPALLEPGQTQRFEIDLWVTSNLFKRGHRIRLEVSSSNYPRFDRNPNSGNPIGSDTEMLTAKQTILHDREHASHLLLPVIPRP; the protein is encoded by the coding sequence ATGACCTCTTCGATTTCCTCCAGCCGGGCTTTGTTGCTGTGCGTCTTCCTCGCCGTTTCGGTATTGGCGGAGAATGACCAACCGCCGTTTATCTTCGAGGCGGACGTAAAGGTGCCGATGCGCGACGGCGTCCAGCTTGCCGCGAATGTCTTCCGTCCCAAAGGCGACGGCCCCTGGCCGGTGATCCTAATTCGCACGCCGTACGGCAAAGGGGACGAAAAATGGCCCGGCGCCAAAGATGTCGCTGCTAAAGGCTATGTCACAGTGGTGCAGGATTGCCGCGGTCGTGGAAAATCGGAAGGGATTTGGGAACCGTTCCTGCACGAGGGGCAGGACGGTTTCGACACGCAGGAGTGGGTGGGTAAACAGTCCTGGTGCGACGGCAACGTCGGCACCTCGAGTGCCTCTTATGCGGGCTGGACACAATGGGCCTCCGCGCCCAATTCGAGCAAATACCTCAAGGCGATGGTGCCGATGGTGCCGTTTGGCAACACCTACGAGGACCTGGCGTATTCGGGTGGCGCCGTGATGCTAGGGTTGCTGATGGGCTGGGGCGAGGCCGTCGGCGGCGTGGCGTTGGACTCCAACAAACTCCAGCAGGCCTACAATTATTTGCCGCTGCGCACGTTCGGCGATCAGTTCGAAAAAAAAATCCCATATCTCAATGAATGGGTTCAACACGCCACCTACGATGCTTACTGGAAACAGCGCGGCATTGATTACCGTTATGCGGAGATCACCGTGCCCACGCTGAACGTCGGCGGCTGGTATGACATTTTCTCGAAAGCGACCCTCGACTTGACCACCGGTGTGCGCACAAAGTCCCGCAGCCCGCAGGCGCGCACCAACCAGTTCGTCATCATGGGGCCCTGGGGACATGGCGTGGGTGTTCGCAAGACCGGTGAACTCGATTTCGGCGCCGACGCCGAACTGAAAATTTTCAGCCGACAGTTCGATTGGTACGAATATTGGCTCAAAGGGCGAGAGAGGAAGATTCACGACTGGCCGCCTTATTACCTGTTTGTCATGGGCGAGAACCGTTGGCACAGCGAAAACGAGTGGCCGCTAAAGCGCACGCGGTTCACGCCCTACTACCTTCGCAGCTCGGGCCACGCAAACTCGCTCAAGGGCGACGGCTCGCTCAACACGACCCAACCCGGCACCGAACCGAAGGACGGTTTCACTTACGACGGTGACAACCCGGTCGCCACGGTGGGCGGAAACAACATTGTCGGCGCCACTGCGGGACCTTGTGACCAGACCAAGTTGGAAGAACGCGAAGATGTGCTCGTCTATTCGACGGCGCCGCTGGAGCAGGAAGTCGAAGTCACCGGCCCGGTGAAGCTGATCCTTTGGGCCGCTTCCAGCGCGCGCGACACGGATTTCACCGGCAAACTGGTGGACGTGCATCCGGACGGCAAGGCGTACAATTTGTGCGAGGGGATTCTGCGCGCCCGCTACCGCAACGGCCCGGACAAACCCGCGCTCCTGGAGCCGGGCCAAACCCAACGCTTCGAGATTGACCTCTGGGTCACCAGCAACCTGTTCAAACGCGGCCATCGCATCCGCCTCGAAGTTTCCAGCAGCAATTATCCGCGTTTTGATCGTAACCCGAATAGCGGAAACCCCATCGGCTCCGACACCGAAATGCTCACCGCTAAACAGACAATTCTTCACGACCGCGAACACGCATCCCATCTCTTGCTGCCAGTGATTCCACGGCCATGA